CAACTCTTTCTCTTTTCAGAAAGTTGAAGGAGGTGTGTGAGCGTTTTCATAGGCTATAAGCCTCTTTTCAAGTTCCTTATTTTTCCTTTCCAATTCAATTATTCGTGATTCCAATATTTCATACTGTTTCTTATGCAGTCTTTTAACTTCTTCAAAAAGAGGTTTGCAGGTCTCACAAAAATGTAATTCCAAATTATCCATTCAAAATAGTTGAAAACACTAGAATTTCGTGATTTCTATTCTGTAGGAAATAGGTTAGCTAAACACGTACGAAAAATATATTTCTTGATTAATTTTCTTTATTGAAACTATGATTTATACCTTTAAACACAATAATATTGCATGCCAAGTCCAAACCACTACCAAGTCAGAAAGATATCTGAGATCAACCCGGAAACCGACTTTAAGGTGTCAATTATTGGAATTGTTGTTGACAAGAAAGATGACACAATAATAATAGATGACGGTCACGGAAAAATACAAGTTTTTGTAAACTATCCGGAAATAACAGAGAAGTTAAAACCAAACCAAATAGTCAGGGTTTTTGGTGTAATTGTGCCTCTTGATGAGGGTTTTGAGGTAAAGGCCGACATAGTCCAGGATCTATCCGGGTTTGACATCAATCTTTATAAAAAGATAGAAGAATTATATAATAGAGTGGGGGTGTAAGTATGTTCAAAGCAGTATTATCAAAAACAGACTTTTTCAAGGATTCAATCTCGACAATAGGAGAATTGATAGATGAGGGTGTTTTCAAGGTTACCAAAAATGGAATGGAATTGATGGCCGCGGATAGGGCGATGGTTGCACTTGTCGACTTCAAGATACCTGCTACGGCCTTTGATGAGTTCAAGGTTGCTGGAGAACAGTCAATCCCCGTCAACATCTCTAACATGGTTTCAATACTCAAGAGGTTGAAAAGCGAGGACAAACTTGTGCTGGAACTAAAGGGCAACAAACTGGAAATAGTTATGGAGAATTCTTCCAGCAGGAAATTCACCCTGCCTTTAATGGAAATAAGTCAAGAAGAATTGCCTTCTGTCGATCAATTGGACTTCAAAGCAAAGGTTAAGATAAAATCAGATGTATTTAAGAGCGGAATAGAGGATGCAGATATAGTGGGTGATTCAATACTACTTGAGGCTAACAGCGAGAGGTTTAACATGAAGGCTGTTGGTGATATAACATCCACTGAACTAACCCTACAAAGAGGAAACAAGAACCTCTTGGACCTTTCGGCAGCTGGAAATATAACTTCAAGATACCCACTGGAATACCTCAAGAAGATGATAAAGGCATCAAAGCTATCAGATGAGGCCTTGATAAGGTGGTCGAAGGACTACCCCATGAGGCTGGATTTTTCTATGATTGACAAGGTGTCCCTTGGGTTTGTACTGGCACCGAGAGTTTCAGAAGATTGATACAAGAGTGAACAAAAATTTATACAAGATAGAGACAAATCCAAATTAAGCATTTAAATTTAACTATACTTAAATGATAATAGTTTTGTAATAACTTAGAGGAGGTAAATATTCATGGCGGTTCCAAGAAAAAATGGATTTAAAACAAATAAATATGATGAAGAATTGAAAAAATTCCTGGCAAAGAAGAAAGCCAATATAAAGGTTATTGGTTCCGGTGGTGCTGGAAATAATACAATAACTAGGATGATGCAGGTTGGAATAGAAGGTGTGGAAACAATAGCCATGAACACGGATGCACAGGATCTATTGTATTCTGATGCTGATAAGAAACTTTTGATTGGTAAGGAAGTCACTGGTGGTTTGGGGGCAGGCGGTGACCCAAAGGTTGGAAATGAAGCCGCAAAGGAGAGTAGAGAGGAAATAAAGGAAATGATTCAGGGAGCTGACATGGTTTTCATCACCTGTGGTCTCGGTGGTGGTACTGGTACTGGTTCAGCACCTGTTATAGCAGAGACGGCCAAAAAGATGGGAATACTTACAGTTGGTATAGTGACATTGCCATTTACAATGGAAGGAAAAGTGAGGATGAAGAATGCCAGGGAAGGGTTGGCAGAGCTTAGGAAATTTGTAGATACTATTATAATTATACCAAATGACAGATTGCTTGAGATAGTTCCTGATGTTTCTTTGGCAACCGCCTTCAAGGTTGCTGACGAAATCCTTGTAAATTCAGTCAAAGGAATAGCAGAACTTATAACAAAACCAGGATTGATAAACCTGGATTTGGCAGATGTCAGATCAGTAATGACAAATGGTGGCCTGGCAATGATAGGAATGGGCGAATCAGACACTGAAAACAGGGGAATTGAGGCAGTTGAGAAGGCCTTGAGCAATCCTCTATTGGCCTTAGATATTGAAGGAGCAGAAGGCGCACTAATAAATGTGACAGGAGGACCAGACATAACAATAAGGGAAGCCCAGCAAGTGGTAGAGGCAGTTTCAAGCAGGTTGAATGAGGATGCAAAGATAATCTGGGGAGCTCAAATAAACAAGGACTTGGCAGAGACAGTAAGGGTTCTGGTAGTTGTCACCGGTGTCAAAGAGGCTGATGACATAATCCAGCAAAAATTCCTGAAACCTAGAAAGTCGTTTGTCGAGGAAGAGCTTGGAATAGAGTTCATCGAGTAAACTTTTATCTTTCCTTTCTATAATTTTATTAATCTTTAAAACCAATTAGTTTAGGCTATGGTGTATTTATGAAGATAAAGTTGAATTTGAATATAAAAGAAAGGCTTCAGCAATACAAGAGGATATTGATTTTAGCAAGAAAACCAACTAAAGGTGAGATTAAAAGGGTTTCCAAGATATGTTTGATAAGTTTCCTTATAATGGGTTCAATCTCATTCATTTTCTATCTAATATCAGTTGTCTTTGGTGCTTGAATGATATACACAGTCAAAACTATAATTGGAAGGGAAAATGTAGTCCTAGAAGCAATAGGAGCAAAGGCAAAGAACCAGAATTTGGATATAAAGGCCTTGGTCCATCCAGAAGAAATAAGGGGTTATATTTTTGTTGAAGGGGAGATGAAGGATATAGAAGCGGCAATAAAAGATATACCACACGCTAGAGGAATAATAAGGAATCCAGTCTCGATAGATGAAATAAAGAGGTTCTTGCAGCCCAAGAAGGTTGTAGTCGAGGTAGGTGAGGGTGATATAGTTGAAGTGATAGGCGGTCCGTTCAAAGGTGAGAAGGGAAAGGTTAAGAAGTTTGACAAGTCAAAGGGTGAAGTTACAATTGAACTGATAGAAGTCACAATTCCAATACCAGTGACTGTAAATGCTGGCCTTGTCAAAGTTATAAAAAAAGGAGAATGATTTAAATATAAATATTATAATACTTGGGTGATATTATGGCTGATATAGAGACAATCGAGATGCTTGTGGAAGGTGGAAAGGCAAAACCCGGTCCTGCGACTGCTCCCAAACTGGGTGAATTAAAGGTAAACATAGCAAAGTTATTCCAGGACATAAATGATAAAACAAAGGAATATGCTGGTATGAATGTTCCTGTCAAGGTTTTTGTTAATACTAATGACAGATCTTATAAGATAGAGGTTGGGACACCTCCTGTTTCCTCTCTCTTGAGGAAAGAGTTGAAATTGGAAAAAATAGCCTATCAAAAAAAGGAAGAGACACAAGAGGCCGCGAGCGATGGAGATAAAGGTAAGCAGGGGGAAAGGGGTGGTGGAAAGAAGAAATCAAAGGAAAAGACACCCAGAGTCATAATTGCAGATGTTAAAATTGAGCAATG
The sequence above is a segment of the Candidatus Aenigmatarchaeota archaeon genome. Coding sequences within it:
- the pcn gene encoding proliferating cell nuclear antigen (pcna), producing the protein MFKAVLSKTDFFKDSISTIGELIDEGVFKVTKNGMELMAADRAMVALVDFKIPATAFDEFKVAGEQSIPVNISNMVSILKRLKSEDKLVLELKGNKLEIVMENSSSRKFTLPLMEISQEELPSVDQLDFKAKVKIKSDVFKSGIEDADIVGDSILLEANSERFNMKAVGDITSTELTLQRGNKNLLDLSAAGNITSRYPLEYLKKMIKASKLSDEALIRWSKDYPMRLDFSMIDKVSLGFVLAPRVSED
- the ftsZ gene encoding cell division protein FtsZ, with translation MAVPRKNGFKTNKYDEELKKFLAKKKANIKVIGSGGAGNNTITRMMQVGIEGVETIAMNTDAQDLLYSDADKKLLIGKEVTGGLGAGGDPKVGNEAAKESREEIKEMIQGADMVFITCGLGGGTGTGSAPVIAETAKKMGILTVGIVTLPFTMEGKVRMKNAREGLAELRKFVDTIIIIPNDRLLEIVPDVSLATAFKVADEILVNSVKGIAELITKPGLINLDLADVRSVMTNGGLAMIGMGESDTENRGIEAVEKALSNPLLALDIEGAEGALINVTGGPDITIREAQQVVEAVSSRLNEDAKIIWGAQINKDLAETVRVLVVVTGVKEADDIIQQKFLKPRKSFVEEELGIEFIE
- a CDS encoding transcription elongation factor Spt5, whose protein sequence is MIYTVKTIIGRENVVLEAIGAKAKNQNLDIKALVHPEEIRGYIFVEGEMKDIEAAIKDIPHARGIIRNPVSIDEIKRFLQPKKVVVEVGEGDIVEVIGGPFKGEKGKVKKFDKSKGEVTIELIEVTIPIPVTVNAGLVKVIKKGE
- a CDS encoding protein translocase SEC61 complex subunit gamma is translated as MKIKLNLNIKERLQQYKRILILARKPTKGEIKRVSKICLISFLIMGSISFIFYLISVVFGA
- a CDS encoding OB-fold nucleic acid binding domain-containing protein, which codes for MPSPNHYQVRKISEINPETDFKVSIIGIVVDKKDDTIIIDDGHGKIQVFVNYPEITEKLKPNQIVRVFGVIVPLDEGFEVKADIVQDLSGFDINLYKKIEELYNRVGV
- the rpl11p gene encoding 50S ribosomal protein L11 (binds directly to 23S ribosomal RNA) is translated as MADIETIEMLVEGGKAKPGPATAPKLGELKVNIAKLFQDINDKTKEYAGMNVPVKVFVNTNDRSYKIEVGTPPVSSLLRKELKLEKIAYQKKEETQEAASDGDKGKQGERGGGKKKSKEKTPRVIIADVKIEQCIKIARMKRSSLLAKTFKAAVKEVVGSCASMPVTVEGKTPKEVLREIEQGKYDHLLKD